GGCTTTTATTGGTGCGGGTAGGTTAGAAGCTACAAAACAGGCATTTGTAGAGACATTACGCTCAAACTCTCCCCAAGGAAACATTGCCCCAGAAATTGCTGCATCTGGTCGCTTATTGGATATAGAACGTTTAATTGAACGCATGGGTCGCCCTGATTATAAGTTGATAGTAATTCATGGGCAATCGGGTGTAGGCAAAAGTTCCCTGGTGAATGCGGGACTAGTGCCGGCTTTAAAGGATAAAGCGATCGGTGTTCAAGATTATTTGCCGGTGGTAATGCGGGTTTATACTAACTGGGCGGAAGAATTGGGGAGGCTTTTGGGGAGAGATTTGGTTCGACTTCGCTCACCAACCGAGGGATGGGGAGATAAGGGGGATGAGGGAGAGTTAGAAGGTCAACTTCCACCCTCAGAAGGTCAACATTCAGCCTCAGAAGGTCAACATTCAGCCTCAGAAGGTCAACATTCAGCCTCAGAAGGTCAAGTTTCAGCCTCAGAAGGTCAAGTTTCAGCCTCAGAAGGTCAAGTTTCAGCCTCAGAAGGTCAACTTCCACCCTCAGAAGGTCAACTTTCATCCTCAGAAGGTCAACTTTCATCCTCAGAAGGTCAACTTTCACCCTCAGAAGGTCAACTTCCACCCTCAGAAGGTCAACTTTCATCCTCAGAAGGTCAAGTTTCATCCTCAGAAGGTCAACTTCCACCCTCAGAAGGTCAACTTCCACCCTCAGAAGGTCAACTTTCATCCTTAGAACTCGGAACTACGCAATATTTGATATCCAGACTCAAAGAAAACGAACAGCGCAACCTCCGCACGGTGTTAATTTTCGATCAATTTGAGGAATTTTTCTTTGTTTACACCGAACCTGCACAAAGGAAGCAATTCTTTGAGTTTTTGGGAGAGTGTCTGAATGTTCTATCGGTGAAAGTTATCTTATCGCTGCGGGTAGATTACATCCATTACTTGCTGGAGTGCAATGATTTGTCCAGTCTCAAGATTATTGGCAATGACATTCTCAGTAATAATGTGCTTTACAAGTTGGGGAATTTCTCACCGACAGATACCAAGTCAATTATTCAGCGTTTAACTGAAAATACTAGTTTTTATTTAGAACCTGCCTTAGTTGAACAACTGGTGCTAGATTTAGCCGGAGAATTGGGCGAAGTTCGTCCCATTGAGTTGCAAGTTGTGGGGGCGCAACTGCAAACGGAGAACATTACAACTCTGGCAGAATATCGGCAGCGTGGCACTAAGGACGAATTGGTTAAGCGTTATTTGGATGAAGTTGTTAATGATTGCGGCGTAGAAAATCAGCAAGCAGCAGACATATTACTGTATTTGCTGACTGATGAAAAAGGAACTCGCCCTTTAAAAACTCGCGCTGAGTTGGAACGCGATTTGCAGGGTTACTTCTCGGAGATCCCCCCAACCCCCCTTAAAAAGGGGGGCTTTATTCTTTCAACCCCCTTTTTAAGGGGGTCGCCGCAGGCGGGGGGATCGGAAGCTAGGGCGAAACAAGCTTCTGAAATCAATAAATTAGATTTGATTTTAGAGATTTTTGTCCAATCCGGCTTAGTGGTTTTGCTACCAGAAAACCCCGCCGACCGTTATCAACTGGTACATGACTACATCGCTGCCTTTATCCGCCAGCAACAGGAACCGAAGTTAAAGCAGGTAATGGCGGAACTGGAAAAGGAACGAAAAGAAAGAAAACTGAGTGAGGCGAAACTGAATAGCTTTCTCAAACGCGCCCTTTTTAGTACCGTGGCCGCAGGTTTAGGATTTGCTGGGTTAGCAGCAGCAACATTCCAGTGGGCAGTAGAGGCAAATGTTAATCAAATTAGCGCCATCAATAATTCTTCGGAAGCCTTTGCTCTCTCTGAAAAATATCCAGATGCTTTAATAGCAGCCTTAAAAGCAGGTAGCAAACTCAAGCATACACTTTGGGCACAGCACAGAAGCGATATCTTAATGCAAACTGTGGTAACTTTACAGCAAGCGGTTTACTTAAAGCCAAAGGAGAAGAAAGAAAATCGTGCCATAGAAGTGAATACTTTAGAAGGTCATAGCGATTGGGTCAGTAGCGTCGCTTATAGCCCCAATGGATACCAGTTAGCTTCTGCTAGTGCTGATAAGACCATCAAAATCTGGGATGTTAGCAGTGGTCAACTCCTCAAAACCCTGACTGGTCATAGCGATAGGATCAGAAGCATCGCCTATAGCCCTAATGGACAACAGTTAGTTTCTGCTAGTGCTGATAAGACCATCAAAATCTGGGATGTCAGTAGTGGTAAACTCCTCAAAACCCTGACTGGTCATACTAGTGCGGTCAGTAGCGTCGCCTACAACCCTAATGGACAACAGTTAGCTTCTGCTAGTGATGACAACACCATCAAAATCTGGGATATCAGTAGTGGTAAACTCCTCAAAACCCTGCCTGGTCATAGCAGTGTAGTCAATAGCGTCGCCTACAACCCTAATGGACAACAGTTAGCTTCTGCTAGTAATGATAAGACCATCAAAATCTGGGATATCAATAGTGGTAAACTCCTCAAATCCCTGACTGGTCATAGCAGTGAGGTCAATAGCGTCGCCTACAGCCCCAATGGACAACAGTTAGCTTCCGCTAGTTTTGACAACACCATCAAAATCTGGGATATCAGTAGTGGTAAACTCCTTAAAACCCTTACTGGTCATAGCAATGTAGTCTTTAGCGTCGCTTACAGCCCCAATGGACAACACTTAGCTTCTGCTAGTGCTGATAAGACAATCAAAATCTGGGATGTCAGCAGTGGTAAACCCCTCAAATCTCTGGCTGGTCATAGCAATGTAGTCTTTAGCGTCGCTTACAGCCCCAATGGACAACAGTTAGCTTCCGCTAGTGATGACAAAACCATCAAAGTCTGGGATATCAGCAATGGTAAACCCCTCGAATCCATGACTGATCATAGCGATAGGGTCAATAGCGTCGTCTACAGCCCTAATGGACAACACTTAGCTTCCCCTAGTTATGACAAGACCATCAAAATCTGGAATGTCAGTAGTGGTAAACTCCTCAAAACCCTAACTGGTCATAGCAGTGAGGTCAATAGCGTCGCCTACAGTCCCAATGGACAACAATTAGCTTCCGCTAGTTGGGACAAAACCATCAAAGTCTGGGATGTCAATAGTGGTAAACCCCTCAAGACCCTAATTGGTCATAGCAGTGTGGTCAATAGCGTCGCCTACAGTCCCAATGGACAACAGTTAGCTTCCGCTAGTTTTGACAACACCATCAAAGTCTGGGATGTCAGTAGTGGTAAACTCCTCAAAACCCTAACTGGTCATAGCAATGCGGTCAGTAGCGTTGCCTACAGTCCCAATGGACAACAGTTAGCTTCCGCTAGTCTTGACAACACCATTAAAATCTGGGATGTCAGTAGTGCTAAACTCCTCAAAACTTTGACTGGTCATAGCGATGCGGTCAGTAGCGTCGCCTACAGTCCCAATGGACAACAGTTAGCTTCCGCTAGTGATGACAACACCATCAAAATCTGGGATGTCAGCAGTGGTAAACTCCTCAAATCCCTCTCTGGTCATAGCAATGCGGTCTATAGCATCGCCTACAGCCCCAATGGACAACAGTTAGCTTCTGCTAGTGCTGACAATACCATCAAAATCTGGGATGTTAGCAGTGGTAAACTCCTCAAATCCCTCTCTGGTCATAGCGATTGGGTCATGCGCGTCACCTACAACCCTAATGGACAACAGTTAGCTTCTGCTAGTGTTGACAAAACAATAATTTTATGGGATTTGGATTTCGATAATTTATTACACAGTGGTTGCAATTTGCTAAATAATTACTTGATTGGTCATCCAGAAGTGTTAGAAGAGTTGCAATCATGCCAAACTCCATCTCGTTTAGCGCAAGGTGCGACAACATTAGTCATCCAAGGTGAAAAGTTAGCGCGAAATGATGATATTAATGGCGCTGTTGAAAAGTTTGACAAAGCACAGCAGTGGGATAATAAATTAAAGTTTGATTCTCAGGCGAGAGCGAAAGAGTTGGCGAAGTAAGGCAAGGTTGAATCAGGCTCTTTGAGTTGTATGGAGTTTTTTCAAAAATTAAATAAGAGTTCTATGAATCTATCCCACTACGGTAGGGCATATCGGAAGTTAGAGCTTTTATACAAGACGCTGCACGAAGGCGATCGCGTTATTTTTAACCACCTTATATCTCAATATATCTCAATACAGTTCAGATAAGACCAAAACACTTGTAGAGACGGCAATTTATCGCATCTCAAAACCCACGATTTTGTACAAGTGGCGCTTAACCCAAGCGTATTGCCTTATATCTCAATACGGTTTAATTAAAGGTTATTGGTGTAGATAATTGGTTTTTCAAGACGCGAGAAATCGCGTCTCTACATGAGGGTTTTGGGCTTATCTGAACTGTATTGGGTTAAAGGGCAATGGGGAAAGGGAAATTTAAACCCTTTCCCTTTCCCTTTTTCCCCAAAACCCGAAAAGTATTGGGAGTGATGGGGTTTCTGTTCGCCTCCGATCTCTTAAAGAAGGCGCTTATGCCGCCGCGCCCATTACCGAGAATAATTACTCTATAACTTTTTAGCCTGAAGCCCAAGTAGAACCAAGTCAATCTGCTTCCTCGATCGCTGAAAACTGAATTTTGCGTGTTCGTGGAACATCTCGTAGAGAAGAAGCGAAAGTGGCCCTCACTTCGGGCTAGAATCCTCTGTTTTGAGTTGTTGCTTGAGTACTGGACGATCCGACTCTGCTGATAGCCATCAATAAATAGAAGAGTGAAATTTCCGCAGTGGTCGATCGCTTGTGTAGACAGGGGATGGGAAATTAGATGAGTGGAAGGATATACCAAATCTATGACTAATTATAGATTGATTTTAGATTAAAAATGCCCCTAAAGAGAGTAGTTTTGCAAGACTGCTTAAACAATACGAGAATGAATTTCACCCTTTTACTAAGCCGATAGTGCAATGGCAAAAGCCTATCAATTAAGTGAATCTATTTATAGATATAATAATTGTCCTTAATTTGAGAACTCAATTTTCATGAAAACTTTCAAGTATTACTTGTTAATTTATGTAATCGTATGAAAAAATTAATTAAAGGTTTGCGCGAATTCAAAAGTAGTTATTTTTCCGCGAATGAAGAACTGTTTGAACAACTTTCTCATGGTCAAAAGCCCAGAGTATTATTTATTACCTGTTCTGATTCGCGTATCGATCCAAACCTGATTACACAAGCCGGGTTAGGCGAATTGTTCGTTATCCGCAATGCAGGCAACATTATTCCACCATTTGGTGCGACTAATGGCGGTGAAGGAGCAACAATTGAATATGCTATTCAAGCATTAGATATTCAGCAAATTATTGTCTGTGGCCACTCTCATTGTGGTGCTATGAAAGGGTTAATGAAGTTAGACAGTTTGCGGGTAGAAATGCCGCTTGTACATGACTGGCTCAAGTATGCAGAGGCAACCCGACGGCTGGTGAAAGACAATTATAGCCACTACGAAGGGGAAGAACTCTTAGAAATAATTATTGCTGAGAATGTACTCACCCAAATAGAAAATTTGCGGACTTATCCGGTGATCCGCTCTAAGCTCCACCAAGGGCAACTCAGTATTTATGCTTGGATTTATCAAATCGAGACAGGAGAAATTTTGGCATACGATCCACAAAAACACGCCTATGTCTTGCCCCAAAATCAGCTTCTCTCATCGGAGATAGATGAGACATTACTTAGCCCACCTTTAAATAGCAATGTGGAAATACATTTTACTAAAACTCAACAACGACCATTTCAATCGTCCGGCGAACTCCCTATTCCTACACATGAATGGTTTCCAATGACAGTGCTTTCTCCAGAGCAAATGGAGCGAATTTATCGAGGCTCGGCAACAAAGTAAAAATGTATTGTATAAATTTTTGAATAGCAGTATTTACAACTTAATGATAAAACTGTCTCGCAGATGAAAGTCAGCCTCTGTGCCTCGATGAGTTAACGCCCAGTAAGTCACTTTACCATCTCTATCTTTAATAACGGTAGTAATGGCAACTTCAATTGCTTGCTCCACAGAAATGATTTTATCTAAATCAACATTTAAGGCTAGTGCTAAACTATCAGCTTGATTTTGAACATTAATTGGGAG
The Nostoc punctiforme PCC 73102 genome window above contains:
- a CDS encoding eIF2A-related protein codes for the protein MTDSQPLEDRHVNSDVYDGLHLRSLKQLAWAIESSVGQFKLILARCNYASLRDRLISRLQEICQVEIRVLAVQQSNRTLYTAIQEEFGEEIPACVMVVGLESVQNLSVMLTSANQVREEFRKNFAFPLVLWIDDEIYKQLIQLAPDLESWATMRNFEISTQELVDFVTETANQWFSNNLKLSYNEYLKLKTELETAQRYLLSDKYVANLEVEANLVSLLGFVSQINDINIALENYQKAQSMWQKLNNIKRQNKISYNTAFCYNIKCFRNLDINHYDWQANRKYAQEYIKFLVQSQRPDLIADSIFKFGYVLRDLKEWQCLKQLAEIALEIHKANNQPVDLAKDYGFLAEAALAQEYWLEANQLIEKALEIFLPVIHSLKSKNIPGYLSEINDLFDFADLLFIPNDFSLYMFIKARSLYHLGQPHKAITILEASIPISVPNCNLKLYLDIIRFLQQLYFEQKEYLKAYKIKQQQRSIEQQFGLRAFIGAGRLEATKQAFVETLRSNSPQGNIAPEIAASGRLLDIERLIERMGRPDYKLIVIHGQSGVGKSSLVNAGLVPALKDKAIGVQDYLPVVMRVYTNWAEELGRLLGRDLVRLRSPTEGWGDKGDEGELEGQLPPSEGQHSASEGQHSASEGQHSASEGQVSASEGQVSASEGQVSASEGQLPPSEGQLSSSEGQLSSSEGQLSPSEGQLPPSEGQLSSSEGQVSSSEGQLPPSEGQLPPSEGQLSSLELGTTQYLISRLKENEQRNLRTVLIFDQFEEFFFVYTEPAQRKQFFEFLGECLNVLSVKVILSLRVDYIHYLLECNDLSSLKIIGNDILSNNVLYKLGNFSPTDTKSIIQRLTENTSFYLEPALVEQLVLDLAGELGEVRPIELQVVGAQLQTENITTLAEYRQRGTKDELVKRYLDEVVNDCGVENQQAADILLYLLTDEKGTRPLKTRAELERDLQGYFSEIPPTPLKKGGFILSTPFLRGSPQAGGSEARAKQASEINKLDLILEIFVQSGLVVLLPENPADRYQLVHDYIAAFIRQQQEPKLKQVMAELEKERKERKLSEAKLNSFLKRALFSTVAAGLGFAGLAAATFQWAVEANVNQISAINNSSEAFALSEKYPDALIAALKAGSKLKHTLWAQHRSDILMQTVVTLQQAVYLKPKEKKENRAIEVNTLEGHSDWVSSVAYSPNGYQLASASADKTIKIWDVSSGQLLKTLTGHSDRIRSIAYSPNGQQLVSASADKTIKIWDVSSGKLLKTLTGHTSAVSSVAYNPNGQQLASASDDNTIKIWDISSGKLLKTLPGHSSVVNSVAYNPNGQQLASASNDKTIKIWDINSGKLLKSLTGHSSEVNSVAYSPNGQQLASASFDNTIKIWDISSGKLLKTLTGHSNVVFSVAYSPNGQHLASASADKTIKIWDVSSGKPLKSLAGHSNVVFSVAYSPNGQQLASASDDKTIKVWDISNGKPLESMTDHSDRVNSVVYSPNGQHLASPSYDKTIKIWNVSSGKLLKTLTGHSSEVNSVAYSPNGQQLASASWDKTIKVWDVNSGKPLKTLIGHSSVVNSVAYSPNGQQLASASFDNTIKVWDVSSGKLLKTLTGHSNAVSSVAYSPNGQQLASASLDNTIKIWDVSSAKLLKTLTGHSDAVSSVAYSPNGQQLASASDDNTIKIWDVSSGKLLKSLSGHSNAVYSIAYSPNGQQLASASADNTIKIWDVSSGKLLKSLSGHSDWVMRVTYNPNGQQLASASVDKTIILWDLDFDNLLHSGCNLLNNYLIGHPEVLEELQSCQTPSRLAQGATTLVIQGEKLARNDDINGAVEKFDKAQQWDNKLKFDSQARAKELAK
- a CDS encoding carbonic anhydrase translates to MKKLIKGLREFKSSYFSANEELFEQLSHGQKPRVLFITCSDSRIDPNLITQAGLGELFVIRNAGNIIPPFGATNGGEGATIEYAIQALDIQQIIVCGHSHCGAMKGLMKLDSLRVEMPLVHDWLKYAEATRRLVKDNYSHYEGEELLEIIIAENVLTQIENLRTYPVIRSKLHQGQLSIYAWIYQIETGEILAYDPQKHAYVLPQNQLLSSEIDETLLSPPLNSNVEIHFTKTQQRPFQSSGELPIPTHEWFPMTVLSPEQMERIYRGSATK